The following are encoded together in the Fusarium keratoplasticum isolate Fu6.1 chromosome 1, whole genome shotgun sequence genome:
- a CDS encoding Alpha-1,2-Mannosidase yields MLFRTRGLVLVGGVMTLVLFFFWTSKAPGPGYYSAGGFQNHGWPVKASLWRTDQDASYLWSSVKVNYPHSAFQPLPTAAPIKYPKVQATFPEFTVSAAELRRERQQAVKETFTRCWNAYKKHAWMADELSPVSGGQTNPFGGWAATLVDSLDSLWIMDMKDEFNEAVAAADEIDFTKTDLKEVNIFETNIRYLGGFLSAFELSNDMRLLRKAVQVGEMIYKAFDTPNHMPIARWNFQAAKEGKDQIAGAGVLLAEIGSLCMELTKLSQLTGDPKWFDASQTIMDLLAVQQGSTMLPGQWPLVVDAKSQVFNQGNTFTLGAMADSVYEYLPKMAAMMGGQLPIYQTMYEKAMDTALQHNLFRPMTPENKDILISGQIHAKNKDGQIQLELESQGQHLVCFLGGMMALGGRLFNREQDIDAAVKLTNGCIYTYQAFPHGIMPETFYMVPCASQEACEWDEKRWKEGVLKEAKIQESDTAQVDAIIKDEHLPKGFTKIPDRRYILRPEAIESVFMLYRVTGKPEFAEHAWTMFKAIEEATKTELANTAVWDVTVPDEKPREVDSMESFWMGETLKYFYLIFSNPDLISLDEYVFNTEAHPLRRLVA; encoded by the coding sequence ATGCTGTTCCGCACACGAGGGCTCGTCTTGGTAGGCGGCGTGATGACGCtggtcctcttcttcttttggaCCAGCAAGGCCCCTGGACCTGGCTACTACAGCGCCGGCGGCTTCCAGAACCACGGCTGGCCCGTGAAGGCCTCGCTCTGGCGAACCGACCAGGATGCGAGCTACCTCTGGAGTTCCGTCAAGGTCAATTATCCCCATTCCGCCTTCCAGCCGCTGCCCACCGCCGCCCCCATCAAGTACCCCAAGGTCCAGGCCACGTTCCCCGAGTTCACGGTGAGCGCCGCCGAGCTGCGCCGTGAGCGACAGCAGGCAGTCAAGGAGACCTTTACACGATGCTGGAACGCGTACAAGAAGCACGCGTGGATGGCCGATGAGCTCAGCCCCGTGTCCGGAGGCCAGACCAATCCCTTTGGCGGCTGGGCCGCTACTCTGGTTGATTCGCTGGACTCGCTGTGGATTATGGACATGAAGGATGAGTTCAacgaggctgttgctgctgccgaCGAGATCGACTTTACCAAGACGGATCTCAAGGAAGTCAACATTTTCGAGACAAACATTCGCTATCTCGGAGGCTTCCTCTCTGCTTTTGAGCTCAGCAATGACATGCGTCTGTTGCGCAAGGCCGTCCAGGTTGGCGAGATGATCTACAAGGCCTTTGACACACCCAACCACATGCCCATCGCCCGCTGGAACTTccaggccgccaaggagggcaaggaccAAATTGCCGGCGCTGGCGTTCTCCTTGCTGAGATTGGCAGCCTGTGCATGGAGCTTACAAAGCTCTCACAGCTGACGGGCGACCCTAAATGGTTTGACGCGTCGCAGACTATCATGGACCTGTTGGCCGTGCAACAGGGCTCGACGATGCTGCCAGGCCAATGGCCTCTGGTTGTGGATGCTAAGAGCCAGGTCTTCAACCAGGGGAATACTTTCACTCTTGGGGCTATGGCAGATTCTGTGTATGAGTATCTGCCCAAGatggctgccatgatggGTGGCCAGCTGCCCATCTACCAGACCATGTATGAAAAGGCTATGGACACGGCGCTGCAGCACAACCTGTTCCGGCCGATGACACCTGAGAACAAGGACATTCTCATCTCTGGGCAGATTCacgccaagaacaaggacgGACAGATTCAGCTTGAGTTGgagagccaaggccagcatcTGGTGTGTTTCCTTGGAGGCATGATGGCGCTGGGCGGACGACTGTTCAACCGCGAGCAGGACATTGACGCCGCCGTCAAGCTCACCAATGGATGCATCTACACATACCAGGCGTTCCCGCACGGAATCATGCCTGAGACCTTTTACATGGTTCCCTGCGCCAGCCAAGAGGCGTGTGAATGGGATGAGAAGCGATGGAAGGAGGGCGTTCTGAAGGAGGCTAAGATCCAGGAAAGCGACACGGCGCAGGTGGACGCGATTATCAAAGATGAGCATCTCCCCAAAGGCTTCACAAAGATCCCGGATCGCCGATACATCCTGCGccccgaggccatcgagaGCGTCTTCATGCTTTACCGGGTGACGGGCAAGCCCGAGTTTGCTGAGCACGCGTGGACCATGTTCAAGGCTATCGAGgaggccaccaagacggaGCTGGCCAACACGGCTGTATGGGACGTGACGGTACCTGATGAGAAGCCGCGCGAGGTGGACTCGATGGAGTCTTTCTGGATGGGCGAGACACTCAAGTACTTTTACCTCATCTTCAGCAACCCAGATCTTATCAGTTTGGACGAGTATGTGTTCAACACCGAGGCACATCCTCTTAGGCGCTTGGTAGCCTAG
- a CDS encoding C2H2-type domain-containing protein — MRTSLLWFQNSNDTTKAQEPRASTSTSMWAPRLPPALAPSAAAPAATANAWYNRACDSSHFADAVAAYPDSPGSPIYSSSLTQSPSPQPETPTTGHFPTGADANTASGAATAASGSVNGTITTAEAATYLAASPSAFGYTSSPTIPIPITTKKSTFAGHSIWSPPNTSNPFAVPDSTLVDRHRVDHTDQMTTGPSLDPSMGRRDSFVSAGPKPISMNNPNRDNANRNRRESLAGSLMGGMSWGGMSFGSFVRDDIMMQGTSPFGTHQSPSFHSSSYLPKLEANFMRDFTCCGKILPNLHDLLQHYEEAHTQPSPNTARNNAFSQFSQMGMPGAPRMSTSRANSAAPGHGNTQPSSAQLGQQNRAPGSAMQMMGGQQSAHDAHMGSTMTSNLNDDMDAVADMEMDDAVGTMEMDDSQRMHQTRQLFGQQQRPQLNMNTSGLTQGLRTSQPPTPAAASFGLQNNPTVSSVNTPSLTTQGQVIRGQQVDLDEDLPGMPMGGNTNDIGDMNFGGNQNNNDSNFCINDPGKHLFSPNGTFPAANRTIQAQLAQLGLNQAQLNDPAANKLLMQRLQSMMMPEEHKPFKCPVIGCEKAYKNQNGLKYHKTHGHQTQQLHENGDGTFSIVNPETSAPYPGTLGMEKEKPFSCETCGKRYKNLNGLKYHKAHSLPCNPDFKLQALAAGMNLPGIGEDQMMQ; from the exons ATGCGGACGTCACTCTTGTGGTTCCAGAACTCAAACGACACGACGAAGGCCCAGGAGCCGCGTGCGTCGACCTCCACCAGCATGTGGGCACCCAGACTCCCACCCGCCCTCGCCCCCTCGGCCGCCGCCCCCGCCGCCACCGCTAACGCCTGGTACAACCGTGCCTGTGACTCGAGCCACTTCGCCGACGCCGTTGCTGCTTACCCTGACTCTCCAGGGTCGCCCATCTACTCGAGCTCGCTGACGCAGTCGCCGTCGCCCCAGCCGGAGACCCCTACCACGGGCCATTTCCCGACCGGAGCTGACGCTAACACTGCCTCTGGTGCCGCTACTGCTGCCTCTGGCTCTGTGAACGGGACTATTACTACTGCTGAGGCTGCTACTTATCTTGCTGCCAGCCCTTCTGCTTTCGGTTACACTTCCTCCCCAACtatccccatccccatcaccaccaagaagtCGACCTTCGCCGGCCACTCTATCTGGTCGCCTCCGAACACCAGCAACCCCTTCGCTGTACCTGATTCTACTTTAGTCGACCGTCATCGCGTCGACCACACCGACCAAATGACCACCGGACCATCCCTCGACCCTTCCATGGGCCGCCGGGACTCTTTCGTCAGCGCCGGCCCAAAGCCCATATCGATGAACAATCCGAACCGCGACAATGCGAACCGTAACCGAAGAGAATCCCTCGCCGGCAGCCTCATGGGTGGCATGAGCTGGGGCGGCATGTCCTTTGGCAGCTTCGTTAGAGACGA TATCATGATGCAAGGCACCTCTCCGTTTGGTACCCACCAGTCACCGAGCTTCCATTCGTCTTCATACCTACCCAAGCTAGAAGCCAACTTTATGCGAGATTTCACTTGCTGCGGCAAGATCCTACCCAACCTTCACGATCTACTGCAGCACTACGAAGAAGCACATACACAACCCAGCCCCAATACAGCGCGGAATAATGCCTTCTCTCAGTTCTCTCAAATGGGCATGCCCGGTGCCCCACGAATGTCTACTTCCCGAGCTAACTCGGCAGCACCGGGCCACGGCAACACGCAGCCCTCATCCGCACAGCTGGGACAACAGAACAGGGCTCCCGGCTCAGCCATGCAGATGATGGGCGGACAGCAGAGTGCCCACGATGCGCACATGGGTTCCACCATGACATCGAATTTGAACGATGATATGGACGCCGTGGCGgacatggagatggatgacGCTGTGGGCAccatggagatggacgaTAGCCAGCGGATGCATCAGACGAGACAGCTCTTCGGCCAACAGCAGAGACCTCAGCTCAACATGAACACCTCTGGCCTCACCCAGGGCCTGCGAACGTCTCAACCACCAACGCCAGCGGCCGCAAGTTTCGGCCTGCAGAACAACCCCACTGTCTCCTCTGTCAACACCCCATCACTCACCACACAGGGACAAGTGATCCGGGGCCAGCAGGTGGATCTGGACGAGGATCTTCCTGGTATGCCCATGGGCGGTAACACGAATGACATTGGCGATATGAACTTTGGCGGCAACCAGAATAACAACGACTCCAACTTCTGTATCAACGACCCCGGCAAGCATCTGTTTAGCCCCAACGGCACTTTCCCGGCCGCCAACCGCACAATTCAGGCGCAGTTGGCTCAGTTAGGCCTCAACCAAGCTCAACTGAACGACCCGGCTGCCAACAAGCTTCTCATGCAGCGCCTGCAGAGCATGATGATGCCCGAGGAACACAAGCCCTTCAAGTGCCCTGTAATTGGTTGCGAAAAGGCATACAAGAACCAGAACGGCCTCAA GTACCACAAGACGCACGGTCACCAAACACAGCAGTTGCACGAGAATGGAGACGGTACCTTTTCCATCGTCAACCCTGAGACCAGTGCTCCTTACCCCGGAACATTGGGCATGGAGAAAGAGAAGCCGTTCAGCTGTGAAACCTGCGGCAAGCGTTACAAGAACCTTAACGGCTTGAAATAC CACAAGGCCCATTCTCTGCCATGCAATCCAGACTTCAAGCTCCAAGCTCTTGCAGCTGGTATGAACCTGCCAGGGATAGGCGAAGACCAGATGATGCAATAA